One window of the Haloarcula halobia genome contains the following:
- the gfo6 gene encoding D-xylose 1-dehydrogenase Gfo6, translating to MELSALTEDFDSRDWQDLTETDDPVRFAMVGLGWWTREQAMPAVAAGDLCETTVLVSGDRAKAGSVAADAETVEHAITYEEFHDGAASDAYDAVYVVTPNARHLPFVESAAELGKDVLCEKPMEATVDRAEQMVAACNEHDVTLMIAYRMHTEPAVRRARDLIDAGYIGDPVFVHGNMTEPILELVPDPDQWRLDWELSGGCAAMDIGIYSLNTARFLLDADPVRVQGSVASVQEEFDDVPDEHAAFQVDFPDHTFGLCTASQNATMASHIRVTGTEGEVRVEPAFYPWDERELHVSHGGSDVDVAFEQIDQMEEEFEYFSHCLLTGEAPYADGEHGLVDMRTLKGVYEAAADGRAVDLR from the coding sequence ATGGAGCTTTCCGCACTCACCGAGGACTTCGACAGCCGCGACTGGCAAGACCTGACCGAGACCGACGACCCCGTCAGGTTCGCGATGGTGGGGCTCGGCTGGTGGACCCGCGAACAGGCGATGCCGGCCGTCGCCGCCGGCGACCTCTGTGAGACGACGGTGCTGGTCAGTGGCGACCGGGCGAAAGCCGGGTCAGTCGCCGCCGACGCCGAGACCGTCGAGCACGCCATCACGTACGAGGAGTTCCACGACGGTGCCGCCAGCGACGCCTACGACGCCGTCTACGTCGTCACGCCGAACGCCCGGCACCTCCCGTTCGTCGAGAGCGCTGCCGAACTCGGGAAGGACGTCCTCTGTGAGAAACCGATGGAGGCGACCGTCGACCGGGCCGAGCAGATGGTCGCCGCCTGCAACGAGCACGACGTCACGCTGATGATCGCCTACCGGATGCACACCGAACCCGCCGTGCGGCGGGCGCGTGATCTCATCGACGCGGGATACATCGGCGACCCGGTGTTCGTCCACGGCAACATGACCGAACCCATCCTCGAGCTCGTCCCCGACCCCGACCAGTGGCGTCTCGACTGGGAGCTCTCGGGCGGGTGTGCGGCGATGGACATCGGCATCTACTCGCTGAACACCGCCCGGTTCCTGCTCGACGCCGATCCGGTGCGCGTCCAGGGCTCGGTCGCCTCCGTCCAGGAGGAGTTCGACGACGTACCCGACGAACACGCCGCCTTCCAGGTCGATTTCCCCGACCACACCTTCGGCCTCTGTACGGCCAGTCAGAACGCGACCATGGCGAGTCACATCAGAGTGACCGGCACCGAGGGAGAGGTGCGCGTCGAACCGGCCTTCTATCCGTGGGACGAGCGAGAGCTCCACGTCTCCCACGGGGGGTCCGACGTGGACGTCGCCTTCGAGCAGATAGACCAGATGGAAGAGGAGTTCGAGTACTTCTCGCACTGCCTGCTGACCGGCGAGGCGCCCTACGCCGACGGCGAGCACGGACTCGTCGACATGCGGACGCTCAAGGGCGTCTACGAGGCCGCGGCCGACGGGCGCGCGGTCGACCTCCGATAG